The proteins below are encoded in one region of Sminthopsis crassicaudata isolate SCR6 chromosome 1, ASM4859323v1, whole genome shotgun sequence:
- the DSG2 gene encoding desmoglein-2 isoform X2, producing MEMSFWSSFWSEIFHLGNGLHLEVLYTSNENDRITQQGHLFRQKREWITAPVALREGEDLSKKNPIAKIHSDLHEERHIKVTYRFTGQGITEPPFGIFVFDKNTGELNVTKILDREEVPMFVLTAYALDERGNNLERPLELRLKVLDINDNEPVFTQDVFVGSVEELSPANTLVMKISATDADEEGHINSKISYKIVSQEPPQPFVFFLDKDKGEILTTAFVLDREKHSHYSLIVAATDGNGEKTDKPVNQAKVQINILDVNDNIPVPEFEMYEGTIEENQANVEVMRIKVTDLDEIGSDNWLANFTFLSGNEGGYFHVETDVQTNEGIVTLIKEVNYEVLKTLDLKILVTNKAPFHKSIRNKIEAKSIPIKIKVKNVIEGVHFKQQKIVIQTSEHMEKSEIGKIIGKYQAYDEDTGQIAQVTYAKGVDMDNWITIDSVTSEIRLAKIPDYESNYVINGTYFATILAITKDFPRQTATGTIEIVVKDFNDNCPELINPVQTICDDSQYVNVTAKDLDGYPYSSPFSFAVIDQPPGMAENWYFGHQEATSAWLIPKELKVGRTEIHLSVSDNQGLNCPKKQILTLTVCNCVSGSGCIQPLVDSYVGLGSGAIGLMIFALLLLLLIPLLLLLCHCGGAGGGAKDFTAIPGTVEMLHPWNNEGAPPEDKALTSLITTDIVGNCGASAGGGSRTGVLISSETTRRESSSGHRTMTMVDGGWEEHRSLLTGGIKRNAGVAGARRDVTTVGAAAAMSGATMMGASGAMGTIGSRTTTAALNEEFLRSYFFEKSASYADSDEIQTGKDCLLVYSQEETQSLHGSVGCCSFIEEEWDDHYLDDLGIKFKKLAEICTGQKIETESETGLRYELPTEASMNAVSQSVYEQNTLQAEKSHSSSSISFPAPKPMNESISETLTQELVSERTLSSRQGLKVARPLPDPLPAGNIVITERSYSAGSTLPPSTLILSSKQPQSLMVTERVYAPASSLVDPQFVQQHASEGSVVVQEHMIQPNGGLANSLGSLQDLSDSHYVVVRERERFLTPSSSLQPIQTIPSLAVGQNVTVTERMLTPASNLQASKTVVSGSGTLPPLQNLDFQETVPSNSSVTISSSRVTKHSTVQQSYS from the exons atctttCACCTTGGAAATGGACTTCACTTAGAG gtTTTATATACAAGTAATGAAAATGATCGGATCACGCAGCAAGGGCACTTATTCCGACAAAAACGAGAGTGGATCACTGCTCCTGTGGCTCTTCGGGAAGGGGAGGACCTCTCAAAGAAGAATCCAATTGCCAAA ATACACTCTGATCTTCACGAGGAAAGACACATAAAAGTTACATATCGTTTCACTGGACAAGGGATTACAGAACCACCTTTTGGTATATTTGTCTTTGATAAAAATACCGGTGAATTAAATGTTACTAAGATTCTTGATCGAGAAGAAGTTCCAATGTTTGTA CTAACAGCCTATGCTTTGGATGAGAGAGGAAACAATTTAGAAAGGCCACTAGAGTTGCGACTTAAGGTTCTTGATATAAATGATAATGAGCCTGTGTTTACCCAAGATGTCTTTGTTGGGTCTGTTGAAGAACTAAGTCCAGCAA atACACTTGTGATGAAAATTAGTGCGACAGATGCTGATGAGGAAGGTCATATTAATTCCAAAATTTCTTATAAGATTGTCTCTCAGGAACCTCCTCAaccttttgtctttttccttgatAAAGACAAAGGAGAGATTCTAACAACGGCATTTGTTCTGGATAGAGAG AAACATAGCCACTACAGTCTCATTGTTGCAGCAACTgatggaaatggagaaaaaacagACAAGCCAGTGAATCAAGCCAAAGTACAAATTAACATTTTAGATGTCAATGACAATATACCTGTGCCTGAATTTGAGATG TATGAAGGaacaattgaagaaaatcaaGCAAATGTGGAAGTCATGCGTATAAAAGTAACCGACTTGGATGAAATAGGCTCAGATAACTGGCTGgcaaattttacatttctttcaggaaatgaaGGGGGTTATTTCCATGTAGAAACAGATGTACAAACAAATGAAGGAATTGTAACTCTTATTAAG gaAGTGAATTATGAAGTACTGAAGACTCTTGACTTGAAGATCCTTGTCACCAATAAAGCACCATTTCACAAATCAATTAGAAATAAGATTgaagcaaaatccattcctatcaAGATCAAAGTGAAAAATGTCATAGAGGGTGTTcattttaaacaacaaaaaattgtgaTCCAAACCAGTGAACACATGGAAAAATCAGAAATAGGtaaaattattggaaaatatCAAGCCTACGATGAGGATACTGGACAAATAGCCCAAGTAAC GTATGCCAAAGGAGTAGATATGGACAATTGGATCACAATAGATTCAGTCACATCTGAAATTAGACTTGCTAAAATTCCTGATTATGAATCTAATTATGTCATTAATGGCACTTACTTTGCAACAATCTTAGCTATAACTAAAG attttcctaGACAGACAGCCACTGGTACCATTGAAATTGTGGTAAAAGATTTTAATGATAACTGTCCAGAGCTCATAAATCCAGTGCAAACTATCTGTGATGATTCACAGTATGTAAATGTTACTGCTAAGGATTTGGATGGTTATCCATATAGTTCTCCTTTCAGCTTTGCTGTCATTGACCAACCACCTGGAATGGCAGAGAATTGGTACTTTGGACACCAAGAAG CTACAAGTGCATGGTTGATACCAAAAGAATTAAAAGTGGGAAGAACTGAAATCCACCTGTCAGTGAGTGATAATCAAGGATTAAACTGTCCTAAAAAGCAGATCCTTACATTGACAGTTTGCAACTGTGTGAGTGGTAGTGGCTGCATTCAACCACTGGTCGATAGTTATGTAGGACTGGGATCTGGAGCAATTGGACTCATGATTTTTGCACTTCTTCTGTTGCTAC ttATACCCTTGTTACTGCTTCTGTGCCACTGtgggggagcaggaggaggagccAAAGACTTCACAGCCATACCTGGTACTGTAGAAATGCTGCATCCTTGGAACAATGAAGGGGCACCACCTGAAGATAAGGCAT TGACATCTCTCATAACAACAGATATTGTAGGAAATTGTGGAGCATCTGCTGGAGGAGGAAGTAGAACAGGAGTCTTGATAAGCAGTGAAACAACTAGGAGAGAAAGTAGCTCAGGTCATCGTACTATGACAATGGTAGATGGAGGATGGGAAGAGCACAGAAGCCTTCTGACTGGTGGAATTAAAAGAAATGCAGGGGTGGCTGGAGCCAGGAGAGATGTCACAACTGTTGGAGCAGCTGCAGCCATGAGTGGTGCTACAATGATGGGGGCTTCTGGAGCCATGGGGACTATTGGATCCAGGACAACCACAGCTGCACTGAATGAAGAATTTCTGAGAAGCTACTTCTTTGAG aaatctgcTTCCTATGCCGACAGTGATGAAATTCAAACAGGGAAAGACTGTCTCCTAGTTTATTCTCAGGAAGAAACTCAATCTCTCCATGGTTCTGTTGGGTGCTGCAGCTTCATTGAAGAAGAATGGGATGACCATTACCTGGATGATTTGGGAATTAAGTTCAAGAAGCTAGCAGAAATATGCACGGGtcaaaaaatagagacagaaagcgAAACTGGCCTGAGATACGAGCTTCCCACTGAAGCTAGCATGAATGCAGTTTCACAGTCAGTTTATGAGCAGAATACTCTTCAGGCAGAAAAATCCCATTCCTCTTCTAGCATCAGCTTCCCAGCTCCCAAACCAATGAATGAATCCATTTCAGAAACCTTGACTCAGGAATTAGTCTCTGAAAGAACCTTATCTTCCAGACAGGGTTTGAAGGTGGCAAGACCCCTCCCTGATCCCTTGCCTGCTGGAAATATTGTTATAACAGAGAGGTCCTACAGCGCTGGCTCCACATTGCCCCCCAGTACTCTGATCCTCAGCTCCAAGCAGCCCCAGAGCCTTATGGTCACCGAGAGGGTCTATGCTCCCGCTTCTAGTTTGGTGGACCCACAGTTTGTCCAGCAACATGCCAGTGAAGGCAGTGTAGTGGTCCAAGAACACATGATCCAGCCTAATGGTGGTCTGGCTAATAGCCTAGGAAGCCTTCAGGATCTGTCTGATTCCCATTATGTTGTcgtaagggagagagaaaggttcCTGACCCCAAGCTCTAGCCTGCAGCCCATTCAGACAATCCCCAGTCTAGCAGTAGGACAGAATGTGACCGTTACAGAAAGAATGCTCACCCCTGCCTCCAATCTGCAAGCCTCAAAGACTGTGGTTTCTGGATCTGGGACACTACCCCCCTTGCAAAATTTAGATTTTCAGGAAACTGTTCCATCTAATTCTAGTGTAACCATATCTTCCAGCAGAGTCACCAAACATAGCACTGTCCAGCAGTCttattcataa
- the DSG2 gene encoding desmoglein-2 isoform X1, with the protein MAALQAQGAGELCALLLLIFHLGNGLHLEVLYTSNENDRITQQGHLFRQKREWITAPVALREGEDLSKKNPIAKIHSDLHEERHIKVTYRFTGQGITEPPFGIFVFDKNTGELNVTKILDREEVPMFVLTAYALDERGNNLERPLELRLKVLDINDNEPVFTQDVFVGSVEELSPANTLVMKISATDADEEGHINSKISYKIVSQEPPQPFVFFLDKDKGEILTTAFVLDREKHSHYSLIVAATDGNGEKTDKPVNQAKVQINILDVNDNIPVPEFEMYEGTIEENQANVEVMRIKVTDLDEIGSDNWLANFTFLSGNEGGYFHVETDVQTNEGIVTLIKEVNYEVLKTLDLKILVTNKAPFHKSIRNKIEAKSIPIKIKVKNVIEGVHFKQQKIVIQTSEHMEKSEIGKIIGKYQAYDEDTGQIAQVTYAKGVDMDNWITIDSVTSEIRLAKIPDYESNYVINGTYFATILAITKDFPRQTATGTIEIVVKDFNDNCPELINPVQTICDDSQYVNVTAKDLDGYPYSSPFSFAVIDQPPGMAENWYFGHQEATSAWLIPKELKVGRTEIHLSVSDNQGLNCPKKQILTLTVCNCVSGSGCIQPLVDSYVGLGSGAIGLMIFALLLLLLIPLLLLLCHCGGAGGGAKDFTAIPGTVEMLHPWNNEGAPPEDKALTSLITTDIVGNCGASAGGGSRTGVLISSETTRRESSSGHRTMTMVDGGWEEHRSLLTGGIKRNAGVAGARRDVTTVGAAAAMSGATMMGASGAMGTIGSRTTTAALNEEFLRSYFFEKSASYADSDEIQTGKDCLLVYSQEETQSLHGSVGCCSFIEEEWDDHYLDDLGIKFKKLAEICTGQKIETESETGLRYELPTEASMNAVSQSVYEQNTLQAEKSHSSSSISFPAPKPMNESISETLTQELVSERTLSSRQGLKVARPLPDPLPAGNIVITERSYSAGSTLPPSTLILSSKQPQSLMVTERVYAPASSLVDPQFVQQHASEGSVVVQEHMIQPNGGLANSLGSLQDLSDSHYVVVRERERFLTPSSSLQPIQTIPSLAVGQNVTVTERMLTPASNLQASKTVVSGSGTLPPLQNLDFQETVPSNSSVTISSSRVTKHSTVQQSYS; encoded by the exons atctttCACCTTGGAAATGGACTTCACTTAGAG gtTTTATATACAAGTAATGAAAATGATCGGATCACGCAGCAAGGGCACTTATTCCGACAAAAACGAGAGTGGATCACTGCTCCTGTGGCTCTTCGGGAAGGGGAGGACCTCTCAAAGAAGAATCCAATTGCCAAA ATACACTCTGATCTTCACGAGGAAAGACACATAAAAGTTACATATCGTTTCACTGGACAAGGGATTACAGAACCACCTTTTGGTATATTTGTCTTTGATAAAAATACCGGTGAATTAAATGTTACTAAGATTCTTGATCGAGAAGAAGTTCCAATGTTTGTA CTAACAGCCTATGCTTTGGATGAGAGAGGAAACAATTTAGAAAGGCCACTAGAGTTGCGACTTAAGGTTCTTGATATAAATGATAATGAGCCTGTGTTTACCCAAGATGTCTTTGTTGGGTCTGTTGAAGAACTAAGTCCAGCAA atACACTTGTGATGAAAATTAGTGCGACAGATGCTGATGAGGAAGGTCATATTAATTCCAAAATTTCTTATAAGATTGTCTCTCAGGAACCTCCTCAaccttttgtctttttccttgatAAAGACAAAGGAGAGATTCTAACAACGGCATTTGTTCTGGATAGAGAG AAACATAGCCACTACAGTCTCATTGTTGCAGCAACTgatggaaatggagaaaaaacagACAAGCCAGTGAATCAAGCCAAAGTACAAATTAACATTTTAGATGTCAATGACAATATACCTGTGCCTGAATTTGAGATG TATGAAGGaacaattgaagaaaatcaaGCAAATGTGGAAGTCATGCGTATAAAAGTAACCGACTTGGATGAAATAGGCTCAGATAACTGGCTGgcaaattttacatttctttcaggaaatgaaGGGGGTTATTTCCATGTAGAAACAGATGTACAAACAAATGAAGGAATTGTAACTCTTATTAAG gaAGTGAATTATGAAGTACTGAAGACTCTTGACTTGAAGATCCTTGTCACCAATAAAGCACCATTTCACAAATCAATTAGAAATAAGATTgaagcaaaatccattcctatcaAGATCAAAGTGAAAAATGTCATAGAGGGTGTTcattttaaacaacaaaaaattgtgaTCCAAACCAGTGAACACATGGAAAAATCAGAAATAGGtaaaattattggaaaatatCAAGCCTACGATGAGGATACTGGACAAATAGCCCAAGTAAC GTATGCCAAAGGAGTAGATATGGACAATTGGATCACAATAGATTCAGTCACATCTGAAATTAGACTTGCTAAAATTCCTGATTATGAATCTAATTATGTCATTAATGGCACTTACTTTGCAACAATCTTAGCTATAACTAAAG attttcctaGACAGACAGCCACTGGTACCATTGAAATTGTGGTAAAAGATTTTAATGATAACTGTCCAGAGCTCATAAATCCAGTGCAAACTATCTGTGATGATTCACAGTATGTAAATGTTACTGCTAAGGATTTGGATGGTTATCCATATAGTTCTCCTTTCAGCTTTGCTGTCATTGACCAACCACCTGGAATGGCAGAGAATTGGTACTTTGGACACCAAGAAG CTACAAGTGCATGGTTGATACCAAAAGAATTAAAAGTGGGAAGAACTGAAATCCACCTGTCAGTGAGTGATAATCAAGGATTAAACTGTCCTAAAAAGCAGATCCTTACATTGACAGTTTGCAACTGTGTGAGTGGTAGTGGCTGCATTCAACCACTGGTCGATAGTTATGTAGGACTGGGATCTGGAGCAATTGGACTCATGATTTTTGCACTTCTTCTGTTGCTAC ttATACCCTTGTTACTGCTTCTGTGCCACTGtgggggagcaggaggaggagccAAAGACTTCACAGCCATACCTGGTACTGTAGAAATGCTGCATCCTTGGAACAATGAAGGGGCACCACCTGAAGATAAGGCAT TGACATCTCTCATAACAACAGATATTGTAGGAAATTGTGGAGCATCTGCTGGAGGAGGAAGTAGAACAGGAGTCTTGATAAGCAGTGAAACAACTAGGAGAGAAAGTAGCTCAGGTCATCGTACTATGACAATGGTAGATGGAGGATGGGAAGAGCACAGAAGCCTTCTGACTGGTGGAATTAAAAGAAATGCAGGGGTGGCTGGAGCCAGGAGAGATGTCACAACTGTTGGAGCAGCTGCAGCCATGAGTGGTGCTACAATGATGGGGGCTTCTGGAGCCATGGGGACTATTGGATCCAGGACAACCACAGCTGCACTGAATGAAGAATTTCTGAGAAGCTACTTCTTTGAG aaatctgcTTCCTATGCCGACAGTGATGAAATTCAAACAGGGAAAGACTGTCTCCTAGTTTATTCTCAGGAAGAAACTCAATCTCTCCATGGTTCTGTTGGGTGCTGCAGCTTCATTGAAGAAGAATGGGATGACCATTACCTGGATGATTTGGGAATTAAGTTCAAGAAGCTAGCAGAAATATGCACGGGtcaaaaaatagagacagaaagcgAAACTGGCCTGAGATACGAGCTTCCCACTGAAGCTAGCATGAATGCAGTTTCACAGTCAGTTTATGAGCAGAATACTCTTCAGGCAGAAAAATCCCATTCCTCTTCTAGCATCAGCTTCCCAGCTCCCAAACCAATGAATGAATCCATTTCAGAAACCTTGACTCAGGAATTAGTCTCTGAAAGAACCTTATCTTCCAGACAGGGTTTGAAGGTGGCAAGACCCCTCCCTGATCCCTTGCCTGCTGGAAATATTGTTATAACAGAGAGGTCCTACAGCGCTGGCTCCACATTGCCCCCCAGTACTCTGATCCTCAGCTCCAAGCAGCCCCAGAGCCTTATGGTCACCGAGAGGGTCTATGCTCCCGCTTCTAGTTTGGTGGACCCACAGTTTGTCCAGCAACATGCCAGTGAAGGCAGTGTAGTGGTCCAAGAACACATGATCCAGCCTAATGGTGGTCTGGCTAATAGCCTAGGAAGCCTTCAGGATCTGTCTGATTCCCATTATGTTGTcgtaagggagagagaaaggttcCTGACCCCAAGCTCTAGCCTGCAGCCCATTCAGACAATCCCCAGTCTAGCAGTAGGACAGAATGTGACCGTTACAGAAAGAATGCTCACCCCTGCCTCCAATCTGCAAGCCTCAAAGACTGTGGTTTCTGGATCTGGGACACTACCCCCCTTGCAAAATTTAGATTTTCAGGAAACTGTTCCATCTAATTCTAGTGTAACCATATCTTCCAGCAGAGTCACCAAACATAGCACTGTCCAGCAGTCttattcataa